One stretch of Molothrus aeneus isolate 106 chromosome 2, BPBGC_Maene_1.0, whole genome shotgun sequence DNA includes these proteins:
- the KRTAP29-1 gene encoding keratin-associated protein 29-1, producing the protein MCYTLSVCPVPAHSVWAQCLHTQCGPSACTLTVCPVPEHSVCAQCLHTQCVPSACTLSVCPVPAHSVCAQCLNTQCVPSACTLSVYPVPLHSVCTQYLHTQCGPSTCTLRVYPVPAHSVCAQCLHTQCGPSTCTLSVCPVPAHSCGPRACTLSVCPVPAHSVWAQCLHTQCVPSACTLSVGPGPAHSVCTHCLHTQCVPSTCTLSVYPVPAHSVCTQCLHTQYVPRACTLSVYPVPAHSVCAHGLHTQCVPSTCTLLWAQCLHTQCVPSACTLSAGPVPAHSVHSVRAQCLHTPEGPGPAHSVWAQCLHTQCGPSACTLSVGPVPAHSVWAQCLHTQCVPSTCTLSVGPVPAHSVCTQYLHTQCVPSACTLSVGPVPAHSVGPSACTLSVCPVPAHSVWAQCLHTPCVPSACTLHVGPVSKETNP; encoded by the coding sequence ATGTGCTACACACTCAGTGTGTGCCCAGTGCCTGCACACTCAGTGTGGGCCCAGTGCCTGCACACTCAGTGTGGGCCCAGTGCCTGCACACTCACTGTGTGCCCAGTGCCTGAGCACTCAGTGTGTGCCCAGTGCCTGCACACTCAGTGTGTGCCCAGTGCCTGCACACTCAGTGTGTGCCCAGTGCCTGCACACTCAGTGTGTGCCCAGTGCCTGAACACTCAGTGTGTGCCCAGTGCCTGCACACTCAGTGTGTACCCAGTGCCTCTACACTCAGTGTGTACCCAGTACCTGCACACTCAGTGTGGGCCCAGTACCTGCACACTCCGTGTGTACCCAGTACCTGCACACTCAGTGTGTGCCCAGTGCCTGCACACTCAGTGTGGGCCCAGTACCTGCACACTCAGTGTGTGCCCAGTGCCTGCACACTCCTGTGGGCCCAGGGCCTGCACACTCAGTGTGTGCCCAGTGCCTGCACACTCAGTGTGGGCCCAGTGCCTGCACACTCAGTGTGTGCCCAGTGCCTGCACACTCAGTGTGGGCCCAGGGCCTGCACACTCAGTGTGCACCCACTGCCTGCACACTCAGTGTGTACCCAGTACCTGCACACTCAGTGTGTACCCAGTGCCTGCACACTCAGTGTGTACCCAGTGCCTGCACACTCAGTATGTGCCCAGGGCCTGCACACTCAGTGTGTACCCAGTGCCTGCACACTCAGTGTGTGCCCACGGCCTGCACACTCAGTGTGTGCCCAGTACCTGCACACTCCTGTGGGCCCAGTGCCTGCACACTCAGTGTGTGCCCAGTGCCTGCACACTCAGTGCGGGCCCAGTGCCTGCACACTCAGTGCACTCAGTGCGGGCCCAGTGCCTGCACACTCCTGAGGGCCCAGGGCCTGCACACTCAGTGTGGGCCCAGTGCCTGCACACTCAGTGTGGGCCCAGTGCCTGCACACTCAGTGTGGGCCCAGTGCCTGCACACTCAGTGTGGGCCCAGTGCCTGCACACTCAGTGTGTGCCCAGTACCTGCACACTCAGTGTGGGCCCAGTGCCTGCACACTCAGTGTGTACCCAGTACCTGCACACTCAGTGTGTGCCCAGTGCCTGCACACTCAGTGTGGGCCCAGTACCTGCACACTCAGTGGGGCCCAGTGCCTGCACACTCAGTGTGTGCCCAGTGCCTGCACACTCAGTGTGGGCCCAGTGCCTGCACACTCCGTGTGTGCCCAGTGCCTGCACACTCCATGTGGGCCCAGTGtccaaagaaacaaaccccTGA